TAGTCCAAAGTCAGAAGTTTACAGCAAGTTGCACAGCTTAGTTAACACCTGAGAAGCAGATCCCCCGGAAACTCAATCGTTTTTTCCCCAACAACTAGGGttacaataaatacaattttcttttttttctaaattctataaattcttatataagtaaatatataaatgtttatgtttcgaaatcattattttgacttcttattatttaaaataatctttctattttctcctaattttaaataaacaaaataatatgtaggtatctgaaTTGATAATTGTTTTGCTATTTTACTTGTGGAGATTCTCCGGAGGACAGCTTCGCACAGTGGCGTTCAATTTCTTTGAGCTTATTGATAAGTGACTGCAACTCTTCGGTGTTGCAAACGAATTCAACAATCGTTTCGCGTTCGCCTGTTTTCTCGCGATAATTGCCCAAATTAACATGGAATGTTAGTTCACCGGAACTGCAATCGGACATTGCGGACTTGACATCGCAAACGATTTTCCATTCAACGTCGCTGATGTGTGGGAAAGCATGGCCGGTCCGCAGAAGTCTCATAAGGAATTCGTTGCGATTGGTGTCGTAGGTTTTAACCAGGTCGTCAATGATGGCTGCATTTATGGAATGTTGTTCGAGGTAGTTGCGCAACTTGGTGCCATCGTATCCGTATTTGGTTGCTAGGAAGAGGAGTGTGGCAACAGCGAATTCACTTTGCTTGGCATAATCAGCATTGGAGGCGTATATTTCTGGGTTGGGGGGAACATCTTGCGGAACGGAGAAGGGCGGAGAAAGATGAGTAAATAatcaatgtttttcttaaattgcgTTTCCATCAAGTAATACTTACTAGCATCAGCGTAAAGTGACATTTTAACCGTGCTGGCAATAAGTTTTCGACTTATTTCAATGTTTATGGTCGAGCCTAGATGTTTAAGTCCGTCAATGGCCAGTTTACATAGTTCTAGGGTCATTTTTGTGcaagtttatttgatttttatgtttaaggaaatgcaaataaaaacacaaattttatacaACTTTGATAACCAGCTGTAAATGACATTTGAATGAAGGATGACGTTTATTAAAAAGTGAGTGTTATACTGAAACTAGAGCTGTTTGTTTGGAACCCGCCTGGCCGAAcctcaaaatgattttaatagGTGACTTATGTGAAAATGCTGAAATCGGAACTTCTTTTGGGTCAATCGTTAccagatttttaaatttgaattaaaaactaattatgCGGTTTGCAATAAATACCCCCAACAATTAGAAGAGATAAATTTAACTCACCCATGATGAATTCTCCCTAGCTTTCTTCCTAAaccttttttgcaaaattgacaGCGGAGGACCATGTTGTGATTTGGTTGGTCAGATACAAATGGTTTCGGGTGTAAAGCGCCCAATACACGATGCAATTATTGTACCGATTATCGTACAAAAGTTGAATCGCATGCGATGATTGTATCGTGTGTGTAAAACAAAGTATCCACTGTACTGGAATCGCATGGTCGAATGCTATCGAGCGAAAACGAGAGGTTGCATACGACTGCTTTGATGAGAATCGTATCGTTTGTAACGTATGTGACGACCGTGAAACCGATGGTTTTGTTTTGACTGGCAGCAAGTTAGTAGGAGAAAATGGTTTCAATTACAGAAAAAGAATTCTGGTTAGAATTTATTGACAAATATAGGTCGTTGCCTTGTCTTTGGAATGTTTACATTCCAGATTAtagcaacaaaatattaagagaAGCAGGACTGCAGGAGCTGGCTGAAAAATGCAAGGAAATAAACCCCAACGCAAATAAAGACTTCGTCcgcaaaaaaatagcaaatttgaGAACTTCCTTTGGTCGGgagttcaaaaaaatttcatcatCAAAAGGCACTGGCAGTGGAGCAAGTGATGTGTACATACCTACTTTGTGGTACTTCAATGAGCTTCTCTTTTTGAAAGATACCGAGGCAACCAAAGAAGGGAATTCATCGATGACAAACTCTGCAGATGAGGAAGAAGTTAGTTTCTGTTAAATCATATGTATACccactttaattaaatattttgttcctaAGATACTTTTATTGAACCTGAGATATCTAGGACGAGCAGCAGTAACTCATcaatattgccaaaaaaaaagattgtcatTGGACCAGCAGAAGAAAAAATTTTTCGAGAAGGCAAGTGAATTTATGTGCCAAAAAGATGAGAACAAAAACGACGACGAAttcgatgtttttgttttaagtggaAATTAATTTGTTCCCCACTTTCAGACATCTATATCATCTTCAAGCAATGAAGAATTTAAGCAATTGGTTTATTTCAATCATAAAAgggaataatttttattttaaatttaattttgattttgcttcATTCTCCTTTatactgttttttgtaaaaatatttatttaatataactttttttcttctatttaagTCActcatgatttaatttttaccacaatctcaaaattaaactctaaaCAAAGAATAGAAGATGAAAATGAGGAACTATTTTGACAGTTGATCAAATCGTGAGCTAGTCGTATGTGTGTGTGCTCACTTTCGATGTAGCTACCGATATCGGTACAACTCAAGTCGGTACGATAGATTGTATCGTGTATTGGGCACTTTAGTGTTGTACGTGTAAGCTGATCCATAAAAGctgggggtcattccgtaaaacgataatcgttagaCGATAGCGTAGACATACACACATATATACTTCCAATATCAAAATTTGCAACTATTAAAACTTTGGGGTGGAAGAACATTAGTATATTCGGAAGGCAACGATTTAAGTATCGCTCTTtcacaaagcactaatccaaagtagttaaacaaaaaatatttttaaagccaaGTTATGATCATTGTGAATAAAATGGAGTCTTATCTTCCTTCCAGACAGAATTGGGTTTATTAttgcagctgatttacaaaaatatcagacatgaaacaaaaattttgattcaataagcttctttttaatgattttttcaaaacattttggtaaatgttttgaaaaaatcattaaaaagaagCTTATTGAACAcattaattcaaataatgtttTGCCTTTAGAGCAATTTGGATTCCGTGCATTTCACAGTACTGTACAACAGGTTCATCGCATCACAAAACACATTAAAAGTAACTTTAATGTAGGAAAAAGTACGGGTTTGGTGTTGCTGGAcgttgaaaaagcttttgattccGTTTGGCATGACGGACTATTACATAagctattaattttcaattttcctatgtaccttattaaaattttaaaatcttttttgtcttCAAGAAAGTGTACTGTGTCCGTTAACAATTGTCTTTCCCAAAGCTTTATTTGTGTCGCCGGGGTCCCCCAAGGATCTGTACTTGGTCCAATTCTCTACAACGTGTTTACGTCTGACTttccaagacttcaaaattgtgAAACAGCCATCTTTGCTGACGACACATGTATTTATTCTTCAGATTCAATTGGTTCCACTATTGAAACTAACTTGCAATCTGCACTGTTTATAATACAAGATTACTTTAGTGACtggaaaataaagataaatgcTGCTAAGACTCAGGCGGTCTTTTTCTCTCGAAAAAGAAAACCCTGTTTCTTACCAAGTAACAATCTTATTCTTAACGGTTATGAAACAGATTGGAAGTCAAGCGCTATTTAGGGGTTTATTTGGATAAGAGATTAACGTTTAGTACACACATAcaagaagttattaaaaaaatgaacctAACAATCAAAATACTGTACCCATTTATAAACAGAAAATCAAAGTTGAGTAGTGACAACAAACTACTGATCTACAAAGCAATTTTTCAAGCGATTATGTTCTATGGATCACCTGCTGGGGAAATTGTGCAAAAAGTCACATACGAAGACTTCAAATTTGTCAGAACAAACTCCTGAAAATGATGCTAAATGTTCCATGGTGCTTTTCAACAATCGAATTGCACGCCTTAGCCAACATAGAAATGGTCTCCatgagaatttcaaaattaagtgaaaaatatataaattcttgTTTATCCTCCGACAATTCCCTTGTCTCAAATCTAGCTTCTTAAACTTTGttataaaacgttatttttgttaagaatgataaaatgtgtattataggcaaatttatttaatttatttattgaagactgataaatgtttttttgttattaattattatacaattatttattatttatctatttatttatttttcaaattgtatagTATCTATTTTGTATATCAACGTTATTTCGTATGTAacttatttatctattaaattattcatttcaaagttttttttttcaaatattattgtatgtttatatatttattaacttttttgtatctgtttattttattctgatctatttaatattttcattttttatatatctatttatttattcatttatatatttatttatttatttattcatttatttatttattattttatttatttatttatttatttattcatttatttatttaattatttatttatttatttatttatttaattttgtatttattcatacatttatttatctatttatttattcatttatttatttattattctattaataataatactgtttatttattcgtaATAAAGACTGATATGTATAAgattatgtacctacataaattatatttcttttgtaaaagcTGTTTTGAACTGGGTATTGTATCCCTTCGTGTTGAAACCACCCCTTCTCTCAACACATCTATACgcctttatgttttttttttatttattttgtttaatgaaggtttttaacAGTAGCTTTTCCTTCAAATCTCGAATTTAAGCTTTATAcaattgattacaaaatatatacttggcAGTAGTAAGGTAGCATATATAccaatctctgtaaattgtgcaatataggtttaagtatgaaaaatgtaaacacaaaatttggctacaaataaaatatatatatataaaaattttgatgttatAGTTTTATCGTCGgcggcaacaaataaaaacataaaaagtaacAATgacaataaacatcacaaaatagttggAATGTTTattaagaatacattttttgcaaattttcaaaacttcccagagagaaaaaccaagtttaataacatttttaagtcaTTGAACAATCATTAtatttcgttgagttcattttgacatttcagtcatagtATAGTGTATTTGAAATATACTAAACgatcttatactgaaaacgattgacgagacgatagtgataaagttacgtgaagcaaattattgacgatatcgttaatgataatcgttttgacgaatatcgtttcggaaattacggaatgactcccctgTATGTTGATATTGCATGAATTGTCAAATTTAGGTCTTGAAGAATCgaagttgtttattttcaataaaaattcacTAGCGTGCCACAGAAGCAGCAAAAGAAtcgtaatttttaagaaaaattcccTAACCAAGTTGAGAGGTGATCAGAATTGGCCaattaaataatacattttacaCCCTCTTAACTTTGCAGAAATTAATCGAATGTACATTATCACCTTGTATAGGTAGATGTATCTCACATAAAAGAgtcaaataagtatttttttaaaaatgggttCTTTCCActtgaataaattataaattggaAAACTTATTAAGATGTGCTATGAAATTATTTGTTAAGATGGCTCTGCAAATCAATGCTATTCGAATTATTC
This window of the Eupeodes corollae chromosome 3, idEupCoro1.1, whole genome shotgun sequence genome carries:
- the LOC129950943 gene encoding COMM domain-containing protein 3; amino-acid sequence: MTLELCKLAIDGLKHLGSTINIEISRKLIASTVKMSLYADANVPPNPEIYASNADYAKQSEFAVATLLFLATKYGYDGTKLRNYLEQHSINAAIIDDLVKTYDTNRNEFLMRLLRTGHAFPHISDVEWKIVCDVKSAMSDCSSGELTFHVNLGNYREKTGERETIVEFVCNTEELQSLINKLKEIERHCAKLSSGESPQVK